Below is a genomic region from Treponema sp. OMZ 798.
TCAAATCCTAGAGACGAATTTACCGATAAGCTTACAGCACTTTTAAAGGATAATGATCTTGACGGTATCTTAAAATTAATAGACGAATCGGATCCTGAACTGACCAAGGATTTTAAGATACAATATCTAAAACTATCAATCCTCATTTCGATGAGAAAAACAAAGGAAGCGGAAACTTTTGCAAATGAACTTTCCAAGGCCTATCCCAATAATACCGACATCCTTTATGCCCAAGTTATGATGGCTCAAGCTGAAAACAATCTGCAAAAAAAAGATCAATATTTGAAAAAAATATTGACCATAAATCCTAAAGATTCAAGAGCCCTAACCGAGCAGGGATTGGATTTTTACTCAGCTAAAAGATACAATGATGCGAGAAGAAAATTTATAGAAGCTTATAAGGCAGATCCTAAATGTACTGAAGCCCTCATAGGTCTAGGCCGCATAAACTATCTTGACGGAAAACTTGAACAGGCAGAATCAAATTTAACGGCAGCCTTGGAGCAGGAACCGAATAATAGTATAGCTCTTGCAGAACTTGCCCGCATAAAATCCGAAACAAATAGAATGTATCAGGCCCTGCAGGATATAAATAAGGCAGCAGAGCTTGAACCAAATAACCCGAGTCATTGGAATGATATAGGTTCCTACAATCTTACAATAGGCCGAAAAGAAGAAGCAAAAAAAGCTTATAGCAAGGTGATAGAACTGACCCCCGATTCCTATGTAGCCTATATCTACCGTGCCGGTATAAACGATGAGCTCGGATATAAGGACGAGGCTCTGGCTGATTACATAAAGGTATGCAATCTTTACCCGCCCTATTACTTTGCATTGGAAGGAGCCGGTATCTTATTTTGGGAAAAAGGAGATTGGCTAAATGCAGGTACGGCTTTTGTAAAAGCCTTAAACAAGTCTCCGGCCTCCTATCAATATGCTCTTTTATATGCAATAAGCCTTTATAAACAAAACAAAAAATTGGATGCCAAAAAATTTATGCAAAACTATCTAAAAACCATTAACCGTACCGAAAAAGAAAACGAGTATTTTTTGTGCCGTCTTTTTATAGATTTTGCAGGCGACAGTGAGTTACTAAATAGGGCTACGGCTGAAGAAGACCTTGTCAAAAAAGGAAGAATGTTTTTTTACCTTGGAGAATTTTACAATCTGACAAAAAAATATACCCTGGCAGAAAAGTGCTATGTTCAGGTAACTTCGATAGAAAATCCGGCCTTTTTTGAATACCGCTTTGCAAAAAAAGCTATGGATGGATTTAACTCAAGCACAGGGAAATAGGCTAAAAATGCTTAAAGAAGACAAGGCTCAAGTGAGAAAACTCATAAAGGAGTATTTTAAAAGCCCGGAAGGAAAGGCTCTCATACAAAAAACAGAAGCGCAGCAAAACAGCAAGGACTATTGTAAGGCCTTTTTAAATAAAATACCTCAATACGTCACAGCTAAAACCGTTTTTGCCTATCATCCCATAAGCGGGGAATTCCCTACATTGGAGCTT
It encodes:
- a CDS encoding tetratricopeptide repeat protein, translating into MKITKQIFVYFSFLIAFFLVFSCKTTEEAVKEPVIEEAKKTEPEKAEIKEIKPIVIKPATAEPKKVQPKKTAKKSSSNPRDEFTDKLTALLKDNDLDGILKLIDESDPELTKDFKIQYLKLSILISMRKTKEAETFANELSKAYPNNTDILYAQVMMAQAENNLQKKDQYLKKILTINPKDSRALTEQGLDFYSAKRYNDARRKFIEAYKADPKCTEALIGLGRINYLDGKLEQAESNLTAALEQEPNNSIALAELARIKSETNRMYQALQDINKAAELEPNNPSHWNDIGSYNLTIGRKEEAKKAYSKVIELTPDSYVAYIYRAGINDELGYKDEALADYIKVCNLYPPYYFALEGAGILFWEKGDWLNAGTAFVKALNKSPASYQYALLYAISLYKQNKKLDAKKFMQNYLKTINRTEKENEYFLCRLFIDFAGDSELLNRATAEEDLVKKGRMFFYLGEFYNLTKKYTLAEKCYVQVTSIENPAFFEYRFAKKAMDGFNSSTGK